The genomic DNA GAAATGGTAGAAACGTTTAACCAAATGAGCTGCACAGTAACAGCAGATAAAGAGCAGTGAGCAGTGAACTCAGAGTGAAGTCCACCAGTTGTTACAGTCAATAACATGCAGTTAAAGTCAGCAGATGTATTCCTAGTTGTAACTCTGCTGATCCTATACCTGAAAGTTTGGGTTTATGAGACCATAGTTTTTGCCTCAGGAGTATTCAACCATCAGAATCTTATCTCCCATTTTGAAGCATCAAGATTCGCAGTTTCACTggtaccagctgtcaatcacactgctgtCCACTCGTGTCGTATGCGCCATCATTTATCGTCTATCTTCCTCTAAACCTGTACATAATTGACAAAATTGGCAACTTagtctattgaagaagacctgaaactagagaTTGAGATCATTGACTCCTCAGGAAAATTTTACCTATCAAGCAAGTGGAAAACTaggctcattttctcatagaccTCTATTCAAATAAACCAGCGGatttgccccctagtggctattcaatatagtCTTAgttcctggttggcttcaggaggaaacaaAGACGCCtttcttactttaaaaaaacaacacatttttgtcacatgatAAGAGGCAGTCTGAGTTCTTTGGTGTCTTTCCAACCTGTCTCACTCCCCGTGTCTCCCTCTGCTTTGTGGCGTCCAGAGGCAGCAGAAGATCCAGAGGGAGCGTCTGATGAACGACTTCTCCGCGGCTCTCAACAACTTCCAATCAGTGCAGCGACGAGCGgcggagagggagaaggagtctgTAGCCAGAGCGAGGGCTGGGTCCCGTCTGTCGGTGAGTACGAGTCAGTGACGGTGGCAGTTGAAGAAGACGTCGCCTTAATGCACGTGATACCACTGAGCTtgatgtttcctctcctctctcaggcTGAAGACACCACTCGGGATGAAAAGCTTGTGTCTTTCGATAAGTAAGTGACTCATCGCTCATCATTTTCATCTTAAGACAAGTCTCTGCTGGACTAAACTCGAATTTGGGACATCCAAACCCTTCATATGAATGTTTTTTGGCATTTCTGGACTTCTAAGTAACAGAAAAAGGTTGACTTGGGTGTTGGTAATAAACTCAAGGTACCATCACTGGTATAAATTAAATTGGGggatgattcattcattcacataagTCACAGCATACTCAAGGAAACAAGACtgaacacaacagaacacatgaatgaaatcAGCACGAGTTTATTACATAAGTCTTAGTCTTTGTTTGTAACGGTATCGATTGACGTAAATTATTCCCGACATGTTTTAATTGTTGTCCTGTTTGTTTATAGCCAAGAGGACTGGGGTCAGATGACGACCCAGGCAGAGGAAGTGGCCATCACAGAGGAGGACCTGGAGCTcatcagggagagagagaccaacATCAGACAGCTAgaggtctgtctgtgtcttatTTTCAATGGTTATACATGAGTACATGGTGAAAGACCGTTAGCTGCTACCATGACTAAAACCACGTCATGTCCTGGGACCACAAACAACTGGCtcaactgccttttttttttcttgtcctgTTGGTGTTTCTCAGTCCGACATCTTGGATGTGAACCAGATCTTCAAGGACCTGGCGGTGATGATCCATGATCAGGGAGAAATGATCGGTGAGCAGGCAAATTCATcttttcaattttaatgatCTACATTGTCCAATTACTCTATGACTGACCAAAGTTCTTGCGCTGCAGATAGCATCGAGGCCAACGTGGAGAACGCTGAAGTTCACGTGGAGCGAGGGGCGGAGCAGCTACAGAGAGCCAGTTACTACCAGGTGAGTTTTCCTGCTGGAAGACACTGGCGCTGTGCGTCGTCGAGGTCCCCGCCACAAAAGCTaaccctgctctctctccctctctctccccgcTCCTCCATGACAGCAAAAGTCCCGCAAGAAGATGTGCATCCTCGCCATGGTGTGTTCCGTCGTACTCGCCATACTCGCCATCATCATCTGGCAAGCTTCCAAATGAGTGGACTCGGCCCGAGTGGTCTGCCGCCGCTACATTTGACCCCTGCCCCCTCCCTCTCACCTGTGAGTCCCTGCATTTAAAATAAGCCGCCAGTGGCTGATGACTTAGTGAAGGTCAGTGGAGTAGATTTATAATGAGCTGCTCTGTGAGGAAAAAACGTTTTCGTGACCCGATCAAAGcgtttctgtaaaaaaaagaactggACAGTGAGAGGACACAGAGCCGAGGTGATGCAGGGGAGCAACGCAACACCTGAGATTCCTTAGATTTGCCtccattcatttgtttcttGTCTTATTTACTGCACTAACACTAGCTCTCACTGTATATCTATATGtcattgtatataaaaaatgttattggGATGAGCAATAggctaaataataataataaaaaaataggttttcaaagtaaagtcaTGGTTTCAAGGGTtgtaaatgatctttttttgttacctgttgttgtggtggttgcTGGTGTAGCGCGTGTGGAGGGTCACAGGTCTTCACATTAACACGTCAGGACTCGATGACTCTGGTGGTGAAGGCTCATGTGATTGTACCATGCCGTACATGTAGTAAAATGGAAACTCTATAAAACAGAAATCAATTACTTTGTCTGTAAATATCCTAAAGTGCTGCGTTATATTCTGCTGAGAATGTTctggatgacaaaaaaaaaagaaaaatcacagtgtttaaaaaaagagaaactctgaaacaggaaaacatatttaaatgaatttctATGGCACCTGATAGTATGcacaataaatgttttaaagtctTTTAACTCCtctggactgttttttttctctccatacAACAACTGTTATGATAATGTTAAAACATTTAGAATAAAATTGATTCTCAGAAATGTTAAACTGTAGTATTTTATGAAGATGGTGATTTTCATCCTCTGTTATAAACACCAAAGAttcatttttgtaattaaataatatcttatatttaaatacatttgtttttcaaataataaGTAGAATGTTTTCTTATGTATAAACGGATGCTCtttctgaaaacatggctgccaatgATAACCCATGAGAGTGATTGATGCTGAGACGCAGGGCGGGTAAAAGATTTTTGTTGATTCAGTAGATAAGTTATAGCAAGCATTTTCCAGAAGGGGGCAGTGCACCTTCAGGTTTTATCTGAAGGCTGACACTTTACAGGTTGTTTTGCACGTCTTTTTGGAGCAGAAAACTTACGTTTGCACtgttgtctgcatgtgtgtgtgtgtttcctatCTGTATAGACGAGAATAGAATGTTTGTTCTCTTGCATCTGCTCCATCCCTAAATCAGGCTGTGTCCACATTCAACTTTATATAAATGATGTAAAAGTAGAAACTGTTTATACTTTAAATAAACCGTGGATTAAACTCAACAATCACCTACTTTCCCCTACTTTTAATATGATTTATTCCATCACCTTTCATCCACCCTTTCCACCCAGTTGTTGAGGCTAAGAGACTGTGCAGAACACCTGGTTTGACACTCTGAGCCGGAAATTCCATCTGCGCTGAAGTGGAAACGTGTAAAGTCTCTGGACGTGTGACTGTTCAtgctgcgctctctctctctacctgtgatgatgaactggtgacctcTTCAGGGTGTTTCCCCTTCTGTCCACCCACCGCATGAACTTCAGGGACATAAAGATGATGAATGTGGACAATTTGTCGGCGAGAAATATGCCTGTGACTACATAAGAGCCACTTTCCCGTACACTGTGGTTATGTAAGCGCAAGGCCCAAtcccattttctcatttttgccTGTAACTGAGTTAAAAAAGGGCTACAGGCATAATTAAGCACTCGCCCGCAGCAAAGTGGAAGACGTCTCCAATGCCAGGGTTTACCGTTAGATCAGATTATGGTATGTACCACATGGCAACCAGTCGTGACGTCACACGTCGGAATCTGAACTCCCACTTTGAAGCCTCGATATTCACAGTTTGTGACCTCTTTGCGATGATATCAGCTCATATTATGCTGCACtttctcctgttttcttttaaacaggAACATAGTTTACAGAATTGACATCATGCTTTACAGAAGAAGACTTGAAAGGAGCGTTTGAGACCATGAACTCCTCATATCATGTGCTAATCCCTTAGacttgagttatttttgcaagcagagaagtcgccccctggtggacgtAAACTATTCTTTGTGGCTGGAACCCGAAGACTATTTCCATTCTTGGCGGCAACCTTTGGAATGACAAGAGCAATTTTGTTCCTTCTCcacaataatacataatacaccCTTAAAAGGAAGATAATATcatgtataaatacatttttatacatactATATTTAAATTAGTACAGTTGGTcgcatttatgaaatttaagagcttttaaatgaaataaaacaataattggATGTTCACGCTTGAGGAAAGTACGTTGATCCAAAGATGGACGGGACTCCACCAATGTGTACTTCTTCATGTACACATTACTTCATTTAAGTGTCGGAACGCATTTGACGTAGACGTTGGACGTGATGCACGAAAcatcaaaacacttttatttatttacttttacttgataTCTGTGAAAAAGGGTGAAATAAACACCGTTTAGCTTTGAAGACATTCATTCAAAGCTACACGGACCAACTGCAGATGCGCTGAAGAGCCACATGAGGCTCTAGAATCGCAGGTTGCACACCCCTGCTCTATGGTTTGTACGAAAGACTGCAAACAAGTGGTTAGCGTCGCTACATAACATGCTAACATTGATTCAGTGGTCATGTCGCTATGCTAACCACACGTTGTCTCACAAAACAGAGGCCTCGGGCTGAAATGGGACTGAGCCCAAGTGTTCTCATGTGCTCTTGGATCGGTTCTTCTAAATTTATCACATTAGTCTGACTTTAATGTTTTCGGTCTCCATGCAGAGCAGGTAATTGGGACCACACCCACTGCCACATTCAATCCCCTGCGTGTCCTGTAATACCGCCGAGGTGCGTGAGAAGGATGAAACACTGGCGGAGACGGAGTTTGACGACCTGGGCGAGCTCACGTCTCTCGGCTGTGACTGGCACAGGATTTTTGGCAtcctgtgttttggtttttttccccccgtccCTCTCACTCTGCGACTGGTTAAATCACAGATATGGATATTTGACTCGGAGCGGTGGCAGGAGCTCCCGCTATTAATGTCCACTCTTTTATTAaatccagctgctgctgcagcaactCAACGGCAGCAATACGGCTGATAATGAGCCTCTGCAGCAACCCAATCATagactatactgtatatggacAGAATCTGGAGATTGAAGCCAACACAGGAAAACTGGAAACTGTATTCTCTTAAATGGCCACCAGAGGGCAACTGCAGCGATTGATAACACTCGTCGGTCGGGTGTAGCCACCTCCCATTCCCAAGAAGCGTGACCAACAGACGTAGATCAAAATTTTTTCAGAGCGATGGAAAGCGCGTCAACAAAAATGCGTGTTGTCGCTTTCAAGGAGCGACGGCTACCCCGTAATGGTGAATAAGAAGAACGCTTAGACGGCTGCTCTTCAGTTGCCTCTGTCGTCATTGTGTGATGCAATTTGTCGCGCCTCTCCGCGCCAACCGCGTATACCGCGCCGCGGGATCATTTTGTGACGCGACGGGAGCGTCAATCGCCATCTTTTCACCATCCACCAAAGCATCTCTATGTCTGCAGAGAGGAAACCCTGTCGTCTTGTGCGATAGACGGGTGATGGGTGCTATTTTGTTGCGTCGCTGTGCGTCAATCGCGCCGCACAATAAATTCACCCATTTGTGATCCAGCAGGATTTATCCAGGCTATGGTCTTAGTGGACAGGAAGTGGACGAGCTCTCGGTCAGTCAGGCCCGTCAATCCAACCGAAATCGTCCTTTTAAGTTTATACCTGTTTTTCCAGCAGGCTAGCTAGCAGGCCAACTGTTCCCTCAGGTTCCAGTCTAAACCACGTCTCGCCTCTAGTTCTGAGATGAAAGCACAGACATGCAGTTGACACAGATGATAAACGACTTTTCCTGAGCTGATACCGTATTAGTTTCAAAATCAGGACACATATGCTGAAGACACGGCTGCGTGAAGGCgaaagcagcagagagggaccGTGTCCGCGGAGGCCGACGCTGACGACTGTTTTGACTGCTCCTCGCTGGCAGGAGGCGACGTGTCCAGTTGGATTTCAAGTGGAGCAGGTCTGAAAAGGAAATGCCGCTGGCACAGAGCGAGGGCAGACATACCTCACCTCTGACAGTCTGGGTAAAACACTTGAGCGAGGCGGCGGCCAGCACCGCGTTGCAGCACGTTGCAGCGCGCGCATCGCTGCGAGCTGACAACGCTCAAGGACACGAGAGGGGATTTTCTGCGAGAAATCCCAGAGGCTCTCTCCAGAGTCTGTGGTGGCATATCACATTGCCCTCCTGCCAACCCCATTCTCTGTTTCCTGAGTGCATTCATCCACACCCAGACAGGAGAGGCCCTTGAAGGCCTTCCAGCCTTAACATTCGACCGTCTGGAAACAATTAAAGAAGGGAAAACGCTCTGGGTAAGTCGGTCTGACCAATTTTCCCAGAGTCCACGAGACCCACCCCAACTCTGCACTGTTAGCGCTCACTTCTCTCCCCACAATCCTTCTGTCACGCCGCTGCTCGCTCCTCTGCATCACGCCATCTGTCTTGTCACCAGCTCAGGCAGGGTTACCTTTCACAGAACATGTTGTCCAGAACTCAGCTGTGTGATTGTTCTACCatgcctctgcctctgcctctgcagagcacattcacattcaagGCTCATTCAGAAGAGGAGCTTCacgctgtgtttccatcactgGCTCAGGCTTGTGTTGGTGCGGAGCGTGCGCGCTGCACCGGTGCGACCGCGGCGAGCGATGACATCGGACGcgacacaaaagacaacaaaggaggacgtccagcagctcatTTCACATATTTGTCTGTAAGATAGAAAAGTGTAATATAGAATGAGTTGtccaaatgtaataaaaaaataaataatgtagtCCAAAGTTTAGTTtcgactttttgtttttaaaatgtgttagttgtaattagtttttagagcggtttgctattttttctttttgtaaatgcttgtttttttttgttagtttgagtttttttgtgtcataaaaccCCAACAAAAGATTTTATGCTGAGTTTATTAGTACACATGAGCTTCCATCTCTGAATCAGTTATAGCAGTCTACAAGAAAGTAACCGGAAGTGTGTGACAGGTAAAAGTCAAACAGACAAGACACATATgaacataatgtaaataataataataataaataaccctcatgagacacatcacatgGTTTGTGAGCGAGGAGTCTCAGGAGCTCAATCTGAGGAATAACCTGAGCAAAATGaataaacccaataaaagacTAAAGATTTGATTCACTTACATGAACaaactcaacccaattaacaatgaatgaatgaatgaatgaatgaaaaggctTTTCAAAGTTGCcgcttcatatgaacccaaaaggattatgtataaaataaatgtataaagatcaaaactaagcacattttcacaacaactttagttagttttataaacacaattcagtttcagttagttatctgggttttttaaactctggttattatttttatttattttaatgttgaccTTGGTCCGAAGCTCCTCAAAACTTAATTGGCATTTTCAGCAacctaatttatttattttttaaatctgatttaaatggagatttttcttttattttgacacctGTGTCACACAAACGCAACAAACGAGGCAGCTGAAGGTCAGAACCCTGATTCTCTGTCAGGACTTTAACTCCAGTgcagctttattattatttattcattcatttcagtttcaaTAAAGTACATCTATGTGTGTTTTCTAGTTTCTCTGTTTATTATAGATTCCTCTTTCATGCTGAGTAATGAGCTGCAAGTTTAAACTGGCTGTGGCTTTGGAGGCTGAACAGTTTGTCCACTTTTATGGAGGGGGTTGatggtttgattcccggctcttgcctctcctcctctttgcaTGTCAAGGTAAGTGCAAGTGAAATGACACCAAAACCCCCAGAATTCCTCCCGACAGCTGTGTTCTCGGCGTGAATGGGCCGGTGTGAGTTCATTCCCAGCATCCCGGGGGCAGAGTTACTGTTGCCGGTACAACCGCAGCTGCACGTCCACAGCAGCTTGTTACAGACGGAGaggacacactgacacacatcacttttttttctctccctctctctcacatggacacacacaggtccCTCTCTCTTGTGGAAAAATCATGAGTGCCGCAGTTATTTGCATTCCTGTGGGCTGACTGGCACTTCCTCTCATGAACGAGAATCACGGCTGCAGTGAAGAACATTCCTTCATCCTCatcgtgatttttttttggaatattttctTCTACTTGTTTTCTTGTAGCGCTGTTGCAGCTAATTAAGATGTGACGGAAATAAATGAGAACTGCCGTATCACTGTGGGATTAAAGAGACTAAATTTGGCTTCAGTTGAACAGTTTGAGTTAATGTAACGCTGGAATTGTTCATTTTGAAACTTGAATTGTATTGAAGTCTTTTAGTGTTAAATTTAACACTTCTCCATCGGGAATTTGGTGCTAATCTGAACTGGTGTTGCACTCTTATTTAATGCAAACTTCAGTGTGTACCTATGTAAA from Solea senegalensis isolate Sse05_10M linkage group LG20, IFAPA_SoseM_1, whole genome shotgun sequence includes the following:
- the stx12 gene encoding syntaxin-12 produces the protein MSYGKAESYRSVPQDFNTVIQTCSTNIQKITQNTAQIKSMVNQLGTRQDTSELQDRLQQIQHSTNHLAKETNKHLKDLGSVPLPSSPSEQRQQKIQRERLMNDFSAALNNFQSVQRRAAEREKESVARARAGSRLSAEDTTRDEKLVSFDNQEDWGQMTTQAEEVAITEEDLELIRERETNIRQLESDILDVNQIFKDLAVMIHDQGEMIDSIEANVENAEVHVERGAEQLQRASYYQQKSRKKMCILAMVCSVVLAILAIIIWQASK